Proteins encoded within one genomic window of Lysinibacillus louembei:
- a CDS encoding ABC transporter permease, with protein sequence MMERLYNPVFVKELKLRFRSFKSFSGLIFYLAVLTIFIAGFLLITTGFTGKGFFRPDTSFMMFAVLTIIQMALVLFITPSLTAGAISSEREKQTLNILLTTTQSSMQIIVGKLLSSLAFLVLMLVAGLPLYSLVFLFGGVSPSQIASIFSFYLLTVVAIGSIGVMFSTITKRTIVAMIATYGSIIFLGGITAFFFFITLAFSQMGAATGSTQSFMAYFWASINPGALILTLIEPEMGRGLAELSGIKLPVWVTYLIFYSIIIVLCLTLAIKKLRANMKSNR encoded by the coding sequence ATGATGGAACGCTTATATAATCCAGTATTTGTGAAGGAGCTGAAGCTGCGTTTCCGTTCCTTTAAAAGCTTCTCAGGCTTAATCTTTTACTTAGCGGTTTTAACGATTTTTATTGCAGGCTTTTTATTAATTACAACAGGCTTTACAGGTAAAGGGTTTTTTAGACCCGATACAAGCTTTATGATGTTTGCTGTATTAACAATTATTCAAATGGCACTTGTACTGTTTATTACGCCAAGCTTAACAGCTGGAGCAATTAGCAGCGAGCGTGAAAAGCAAACATTAAATATTTTGCTGACAACAACACAGAGCTCTATGCAAATTATTGTTGGTAAATTGCTATCATCATTAGCATTTCTTGTGTTAATGCTCGTAGCAGGCTTGCCATTATATAGCTTAGTATTTTTATTCGGCGGTGTATCGCCATCACAGATTGCATCAATATTTTCCTTTTATTTACTAACGGTTGTAGCGATTGGAAGCATCGGTGTTATGTTTTCAACGATTACGAAAAGAACGATTGTGGCAATGATTGCGACATATGGCTCTATCATATTTTTAGGAGGTATTACGGCGTTTTTCTTCTTCATTACACTAGCATTTAGCCAGATGGGGGCAGCAACAGGTTCTACGCAATCCTTTATGGCTTATTTCTGGGCATCGATTAATCCAGGTGCATTAATATTGACGCTAATTGAGCCTGAAATGGGCAGAGGACTAGCGGAGCTATCAGGAATTAAACTACCAGTTTGGGTAACCTATTTAATTTTTTATAGCATTATTATTGTACTTTGCTTAACGCTTGCTATTAAGAAATTACGTGCCAATATGAAGAGCAATCGATAA
- a CDS encoding ABC transporter ATP-binding protein, with protein sequence MIEIQNLTKKYGSFIALNQLNLTLAEGTVFGFVGANGAGKSTTFSILATLLSPTSGDALINGKSVVKEPKEVRKQIGYMPDFFGVYDQLKVDEYLDFYGASYGIAAAERAILIPQLLELVNLMSKRYEYVDLLSRGMKQRLCLARALIHDPKVLILDEPASGLDPRARVEMRDILRNLKTMGKTILISSHILPELAEMCDEIGVIDNGKLIAHGNVATIQAQLQGEKRIVIKVTERLQEVRAFLEEDPKISSIDLIESKLEIEFNYRGTDEEQVALLKRAVLADLPIYALIEEEKDLEDVFMAITKGADTE encoded by the coding sequence ATGATTGAAATTCAAAATTTAACGAAAAAATATGGCTCCTTTATTGCATTAAATCAATTAAATTTAACATTAGCTGAAGGAACAGTATTCGGTTTTGTTGGGGCGAACGGTGCCGGGAAATCTACAACCTTTTCGATTTTAGCAACATTGCTTTCACCTACTTCTGGAGATGCGCTTATTAATGGAAAAAGCGTTGTTAAGGAGCCAAAAGAGGTGCGCAAGCAAATTGGCTATATGCCTGATTTTTTCGGTGTTTACGATCAATTAAAGGTAGATGAATATTTAGATTTTTATGGAGCGAGCTATGGTATTGCGGCAGCAGAGCGGGCTATTTTAATTCCACAGCTACTGGAGCTTGTTAACTTAATGAGTAAGCGTTATGAATATGTGGATTTATTATCGCGTGGGATGAAGCAACGATTATGCTTAGCGAGGGCACTGATTCATGACCCGAAAGTGCTGATTTTAGATGAGCCTGCATCAGGGTTAGATCCACGTGCACGAGTGGAAATGCGCGATATTTTGCGCAATTTAAAAACGATGGGTAAAACCATTTTAATTTCCTCACATATACTGCCTGAATTAGCGGAAATGTGTGATGAAATCGGTGTGATTGATAATGGTAAGCTCATTGCACATGGCAATGTTGCGACAATCCAAGCGCAGCTTCAAGGTGAGAAGCGCATTGTGATAAAAGTGACAGAGCGCTTGCAGGAAGTGCGTGCCTTTTTAGAGGAAGACCCAAAAATATCTTCAATTGATTTAATCGAAAGCAAGCTAGAAATCGAGTTTAATTATCGTGGGACAGATGAGGAGCAAGTTGCATTGCTAAAAAGAGCTGTTTTAGCAGATTTACCAATCTATGCTTTAATTGAGGAAGAGAAAGATTTAGAGGATGTCTTCATGGCAATTACGAAAGGAGCGGATACGGAATGA